Genomic DNA from Nitrospirota bacterium:
GGGAGTGACGAGGATAATCAGGCTAAAAGAATAGTACAAGCCTCTATTTTCGACAAACGCTAAATAAGCCGTTTTCTCAGCGCGTTAACGTTTGATTTACATTGATGAAAAATACATGTCGCAAGCGGGCCATAGGAAAATGTCGAAAATCGATTTTCGAAAAGAAAGGCTACGAAGCAAGTTAATTGATTTAAAAAAGAAAATCCAGATGAGCGTTCATGCCCATCTGGGAAAGTGTAATGAATTGAACAGGTCCCAGAATACTCATTCTGAGAGCTCCTTTTTACAGAAGAACCGGCGGGGATGCCGCCGGTTCGTTTGAGAGTTGTTTTGTGAACAGAAGCTTTGGAAAATGCAATATCTCCGCTGAACAAAATATAGCGATTTAATGCCTCCATCCGTCATCAAATTTACTAAAGGTGGCAGTGCCTCCTCTCGTAAAAGTACGCCCGTCCTTGTACATTGTACCGAGTAGTCCAGAGGGTTTATACGTAGCGGTATATGATACAACCCTACGGGTGTCACCATTTTTTTGGATTCCAGTAATTGCAACACTTTCAAACGTTGCAAATTCGATATCGGTGCCATTATAAGGACAAAAAATGCTGTTTCCCTTTTGTGTGCAAACATACATGCTTGCCGTTTGCTTATCTTGCTTGACATACCCTTCCGCAGAGAGTAGTCTCACTACCTCCTCACCGCCTGGTGCAGTATGGATATCGCCCGCAAAACGAAAGAACATTTGAGTTAACTTAGACCCTTTTAATTTTTTATTAAGTACTGATGCCGCCTTGTCTCTGGAAAGGTCACCACACCCTACAACCGTGAGTGCTGCCAAGAGAACCGCAAGAAACAATCCTGTCTTTCCCCGCATAAGATACCCCCCTAGATTAATATGCTAATAAGGTCCCAGAATACTCATTCTGAGAGCTCCTTTTTACAGAGCCCCCCGGCTCCTGCCGGGGGAGGGTCACTTTTCTTGTCTGCATAGTCGTTGACTGACCGGTTCGTCAAGGGGGGCTCTTTGCCCCCCTTGACTGATGGCTGAGAAAACTTCCAGCCTGCCTATTGTGATGTGAGGACTATGCCTGCATTCGCACCGGATACTTCGCTTGCTCCCACAGCCGCAAACTTGGTGCCTGACCAGGTGATGCCATAAAGTTCACTTGTCGTGCCTGATGTGAGGGTTATCCATGTAATGCCGTCAGAAGATGTGAGGATGGTGCCGGAAGCTCCCACAGCGACAAACTGGGTGCCTGACCAGGTGATGCCACGAAGTTCATTTGTCGTGCCTGATGTGCGAGCTGTCCATGTAATGCCGTCAGAAGATGTGAGGATGGTGCCGGAAGCTCCCACAGCGACAAACTGGGTGCCTGACCAGGTGCTGCCACGAAGTAAATTTGTCGTGCCTGATGTGCGAGCTGTCCATGTAATGCCATCAGAAGAGGTGAGGATGGTGCCGGAAGCTCCCACAGCGACAAACTGGGTGCCTGACCAGGTGATGCCACGAAGTAAATTTGTCGTGCCTGATGTGCCGGTTGTCCATGTAATGCCATCAGAAGAGGTGCGAATTGAGCCGGAATCTCCCACAGCGACAAACTGGGTGCCTGACCAGGTGACGCCATAAAGCCCATATGTGCCTTCTGTGGTGAATCTGCTGACTGTCCATGAAATGCCGTCAGAAGAGGTGTAAATTTCGACAAAACCGACAGCGACAAATTTCGTGCCTGACCAGGTGATGCCATTAATAATAAATCCGGTGGTTCC
This window encodes:
- a CDS encoding Ig-like domain-containing protein; translated protein: MRGKIGLLIVVLLSALIVTACGGSGGGGGGVAGPTLQSIAVTPLTPGIVIGATKQCKAMGTYSDGTSKDITSSVTWVSATTSVATVNASGLATGITTGTSLIEATSGSISGNTTLTVSAGISWTTTSTSGLSDYLYGITWSGTQFVAVGTLTNASGTILTSANGTSWTNRYTGWGTTGFIINGITWSGTKFVAVGFVEIYTSSDGISWTVSRFTTEGTYGLYGVTWSGTQFVAVGDSGSIRTSSDGITWTTGTSGTTNLLRGITWSGTQFVAVGASGTILTSSDGITWTARTSGTTNLLRGSTWSGTQFVAVGASGTILTSSDGITWTARTSGTTNELRGITWSGTQFVAVGASGTILTSSDGITWITLTSGTTSELYGITWSGTKFAAVGASEVSGANAGIVLTSQ